From the genome of Sphingobacterium kitahiroshimense, one region includes:
- a CDS encoding serine hydrolase domain-containing protein: MKNIALFTFLLSSIFCLAQPSEVKKININILIDSAANQMLKKPLIHSTSIAIVYQGKEYIGHYGELEKGKNNCPTNETIYEIGSLSKTFAGTLAAKAVCENKLNIDDEIQKYLLEDYPNLKYGSQPILVKHLLSHTSGFPNMLPFQANSILQDFTNHDTPAKINELYKNYGQKDFLTDLHKVKIDTVPGYKYSYSSAGSELVAFILEKVYKTKYEELLTDYLSKKIAMHNTRISLSDQEAKKLAVGYHSDNSIIPAPMPKLPWGASGNMKSTIPDMVKYMKFELKNNNIVAKSHKSIVKFDREFSIGYFWNIVTDDKKLGTYYVHHGGVPRSQCYIYIIPKYDLSAFIITNQSGIDTAKVMEEALNIIFDKIAAEGSEG; the protein is encoded by the coding sequence ATGAAAAATATAGCTCTTTTTACTTTCTTGCTATCATCTATTTTTTGCTTGGCTCAGCCCTCAGAAGTAAAAAAAATCAATATTAATATTTTAATTGATAGTGCGGCAAACCAAATGCTGAAAAAACCTTTAATTCATTCTACATCAATCGCTATCGTTTATCAAGGTAAAGAATATATCGGTCATTATGGAGAATTAGAGAAAGGAAAAAATAATTGCCCTACTAATGAAACAATTTATGAAATTGGTTCTCTAAGTAAAACTTTTGCAGGAACACTTGCGGCTAAGGCCGTTTGTGAAAATAAATTAAATATTGATGATGAGATCCAAAAATATTTACTTGAAGACTATCCAAACTTAAAATATGGAAGTCAACCTATTCTTGTAAAACATCTGCTGTCACACACAAGTGGGTTTCCAAACATGCTTCCTTTCCAAGCAAATTCAATACTTCAGGATTTCACAAATCACGACACACCAGCTAAAATCAATGAACTTTATAAAAACTATGGCCAGAAAGATTTTCTAACAGATCTCCATAAAGTTAAGATTGATACTGTTCCAGGTTACAAATATTCATACTCTAGCGCAGGTAGCGAACTTGTGGCTTTTATTTTAGAAAAAGTATATAAAACAAAATATGAAGAACTATTGACGGATTATCTGTCCAAAAAAATTGCAATGCATAACACAAGAATCAGTCTTTCGGATCAGGAAGCAAAAAAACTTGCAGTTGGGTACCACAGTGATAACAGCATTATCCCCGCTCCAATGCCAAAATTACCGTGGGGAGCATCTGGTAATATGAAATCCACAATACCTGATATGGTAAAGTATATGAAATTTGAATTGAAAAATAATAACATCGTTGCTAAGTCACATAAATCAATTGTCAAGTTTGATCGTGAGTTCAGTATTGGGTATTTCTGGAATATTGTCACTGATGATAAAAAATTAGGTACATATTACGTACATCATGGTGGCGTGCCTCGTTCCCAATGTTACATCTATATTATTCCAAAATACGATTTAAGCGCATTTATTATTACCAATCAGAGTGGCATCGACACTGCAAAGGTCATGGAAGAGGCATTAAATATCATATTTGATAAAATAGCGGCGGAAGGAAGCGAGGGATAA
- a CDS encoding DUF4269 domain-containing protein, which translates to MKIDFRNINYLKLGNTKQRKIHNIITKYQLFEILNDYKPILVGTIPINIDIEESDVDIILQAHNLKELTQLLLKSFAQFAQFRLSTFSNGALTSNFMLEDTLIEIYATDIDTEKQNGYLHMIKEYEILQARNDSFKMEIIKLKKQGIKTEPAFCKLLNISGDPYVELLNYIVQ; encoded by the coding sequence ATGAAAATTGATTTTAGAAATATAAATTACCTTAAACTAGGGAATACTAAACAAAGGAAAATACATAACATAATAACCAAGTATCAGCTGTTCGAAATTCTCAACGATTACAAACCTATCCTAGTGGGAACAATTCCCATAAATATCGATATAGAAGAGAGTGATGTAGATATAATATTACAAGCTCATAATTTGAAGGAGTTAACGCAATTATTACTCAAGAGTTTTGCTCAATTTGCTCAATTTCGATTAAGTACCTTCAGCAATGGAGCCCTAACCTCGAATTTTATGCTAGAAGATACGCTAATAGAAATATATGCGACAGATATAGACACAGAAAAACAAAATGGATATTTACATATGATTAAAGAGTACGAAATCCTGCAGGCTAGAAATGACAGTTTTAAAATGGAAATAATAAAATTAAAAAAACAGGGTATAAAAACAGAACCGGCATTTTGCAAACTACTGAATATAAGTGGAGATCCATATGTTGAATTACTCAACTACATCGTGCAATAG